From a region of the Haematobia irritans isolate KBUSLIRL chromosome 4, ASM5000362v1, whole genome shotgun sequence genome:
- the Mkp gene encoding MAP kinase-specific phosphatase, with product MSLLEALKAKRANLKNCETIVTNTSGERFVENASTQELKKLDTAHTYGFVVDTKPDFKPACILNDFLYLGSQDSVTVDNISQYKLTHILSIGIPCPLVDVAENIKTLFLTCLDLPESSLTDGILHEAFDFIESACSTNGRILVHCNAGVSRSASVVIAYLMKYHNMDFETAYSHVKSLRECIQPNDGFMKQLRSLK from the coding sequence ATGAGTTTACTTGAAGCTTTAAAAGCCAAGAGAGCAAACTTAAAGAATTGTGAGACCATTGTCACCAACACGTCCGGAGAGCGTTTTGTGGAAAATGCATCAACTCAAGAATTGAAAAAACTCGACACAGCTCACACCTATGGTTTTGTGGTTGATACGAAACCTGACTTTAAGCCAGCTTgcattttaaatgattttctaTATTTAGGCTCACAAGATTCGGTAACTGTGGATAATATAAGTCAATATAAGCTAACCCATATTTTAAGTATAGGTATACCATGTCCTCTGGTGGACGTAGcggaaaatattaaaacattatttttaacttgtttggatTTGCCTGAAAGTTCCTTGACCGATGGAATTCTCCATGAAGCCTTTGATTTTATCGAGAGTGCTTGTTCCACGAATGGCCGTATTCTAGTCCATTGTAATGCAGGTGTTTCTAGATCTGCTAGTGTAGTTATAGCCTACCTAATGAAATATCACAatatggattttgaaactgcctACAGTCATGTCAAATCGTTGAGAGAATGTATACAACCCAATGATGGATTTATGAAACAATTACGTAGTCTTAAGTAG
- the LOC142235005 gene encoding tRNA pseudouridine synthase-like 1 isoform X2, with amino-acid sequence MHRYLLEFSYIGTGFRGIQKTIIKNDPSFVDLKSIQGCLDLALQVFRPVNEVNSVLSNAGVHALHTTLHVDLQRQDGRPYCVETVTGVLNRTLYKQGLAIRVLKTRIVPDNFHCRYNALGRTYLYRIAVAKKGITGSDLKNKHFEAYLPVEEIDRCHFLHLAPFDVDRMREASRMFLGRHDFRTFRNQDRQKGASRDHPMFTVRRIDEINIRPGKSACTGPNTKTSEDFYNYWDIEVKGKSFLYKQVRRIVGSLIALATDRIDEKCIYEMLTIPSKYNWDHRVQIAPAYGLYLCRVHYNEDDFKIDHKSEK; translated from the exons ATGCATCGATATCTCTTGGAGTTTTCATATATTGGAACAGGATTTAG GGGTATACAAAAGACGATAATTAAGAACGATCCCAGCTTTGTGGATCTGAAATCTATACAAGGCTGCCTGGATTTGGCATTGCAAGTTTTTCGTCCGGTCAACGAAGTAAATTCCGTTCTATCAA ATGCTGGTGTCCATGCTTTACACACCACATTGCATGTTGATTTGCAACGTCAGGATGGCCGGCCTTACTGTGTGGAAACTGTGACTGGAGTTTTGAATCGTACATTATATAAACAAGGTTTGGCGATTCGAGTTTTGAAAACACGAATAGTACCAGATAATTTTCATTGTCGTTACAATGCTTTGGGAAGAACATATTTGTATCGTATTGCTGTAGCGAAAAAGGGAATAACTGGAAGTGATTtgaagaataaacattttgaagcTTATTTGCCAGTGGAGGAAATTGATCGGTGTCATTTTTTACA CCTTGCACCATTCGATGTGGATCGCATGAGAGAAGCATCGCGTATGTTCTTGGGTCGCCACGATTTTAGAACTTTTCGAAATCAGGATCGTCAAAAGGGAGCTTCACGTGATCATCCTATGTTTACTGTCCGAAGAATTGATGAAATTAATATAAGACCTGGAAAGTCTGCCTGTACAGGTCCCAATACCAAAACATCTGAAGATTTCTATAACTATTGGGATATTGAAGTAAAAGGAAAATCATTTCTTTATAAGCAAGTAAGGCGTATAGTGGGATCCCTTATAGCATTGGCCACCGATCGCATAGATGAGAAATGCATTTATGAAATGTTAACTATACCCTCAAAATATAACTGGGATCATAGAGTACAAATAGCTCCTGCTTACGGATTGTATTTGTGTCGAGTGCATTACAACGAAGACGATTTTAAAATTGACCACAAATCGGAGAAATAA
- the LOC142235005 gene encoding tRNA pseudouridine synthase-like 1 isoform X1, whose protein sequence is MHRYLLEFSYIGTGFRGIQKTIIKNDPSFVDLKSIQGCLDLALQVFRPVNEVNSVLSSRTDAGVHALHTTLHVDLQRQDGRPYCVETVTGVLNRTLYKQGLAIRVLKTRIVPDNFHCRYNALGRTYLYRIAVAKKGITGSDLKNKHFEAYLPVEEIDRCHFLHLAPFDVDRMREASRMFLGRHDFRTFRNQDRQKGASRDHPMFTVRRIDEINIRPGKSACTGPNTKTSEDFYNYWDIEVKGKSFLYKQVRRIVGSLIALATDRIDEKCIYEMLTIPSKYNWDHRVQIAPAYGLYLCRVHYNEDDFKIDHKSEK, encoded by the exons ATGCATCGATATCTCTTGGAGTTTTCATATATTGGAACAGGATTTAG GGGTATACAAAAGACGATAATTAAGAACGATCCCAGCTTTGTGGATCTGAAATCTATACAAGGCTGCCTGGATTTGGCATTGCAAGTTTTTCGTCCGGTCAACGAAGTAAATTCCGTTCTATCAAGTAG AACAGATGCTGGTGTCCATGCTTTACACACCACATTGCATGTTGATTTGCAACGTCAGGATGGCCGGCCTTACTGTGTGGAAACTGTGACTGGAGTTTTGAATCGTACATTATATAAACAAGGTTTGGCGATTCGAGTTTTGAAAACACGAATAGTACCAGATAATTTTCATTGTCGTTACAATGCTTTGGGAAGAACATATTTGTATCGTATTGCTGTAGCGAAAAAGGGAATAACTGGAAGTGATTtgaagaataaacattttgaagcTTATTTGCCAGTGGAGGAAATTGATCGGTGTCATTTTTTACA CCTTGCACCATTCGATGTGGATCGCATGAGAGAAGCATCGCGTATGTTCTTGGGTCGCCACGATTTTAGAACTTTTCGAAATCAGGATCGTCAAAAGGGAGCTTCACGTGATCATCCTATGTTTACTGTCCGAAGAATTGATGAAATTAATATAAGACCTGGAAAGTCTGCCTGTACAGGTCCCAATACCAAAACATCTGAAGATTTCTATAACTATTGGGATATTGAAGTAAAAGGAAAATCATTTCTTTATAAGCAAGTAAGGCGTATAGTGGGATCCCTTATAGCATTGGCCACCGATCGCATAGATGAGAAATGCATTTATGAAATGTTAACTATACCCTCAAAATATAACTGGGATCATAGAGTACAAATAGCTCCTGCTTACGGATTGTATTTGTGTCGAGTGCATTACAACGAAGACGATTTTAAAATTGACCACAAATCGGAGAAATAA
- the Mtch gene encoding mitochondrial carrier homolog 1: protein MPSTYIVDEDPQQSKEVAEWIRFGMRLGVSAALHPLEYSKVLIQLGYEPISAVPGRSVLGKPIMILPNIFQYAGHIRKIDGFYGCYRGLAPKLVGSIFSMVFSEKVADRLGLKAIEEDKDDKPLSDEELYFQFKHNLKRDVVLSVSGIIVSHPFHVISVRMMAQFIGRESLYKSILGSIAEIYRHEGISGFFSGLIPKILCDVACLVLTSSTVFLLSKYVIKDKLGRMYTAGFTQFAFSSVLYPLNVVSTCMTVSGSRLMAGQPPIMPQYNGWTDCFNDLQARNELKRGNSLFWRSAGGFSKPMAANRGYVPMPTLAKYQ, encoded by the exons ATGCCTTCAACATACATTGTCGATGAAGACCCACAACAGAGCAAAGAAGTTGCTGAATGGATACGTTTTGGTATGCGATTGGGAGTAAGTGCTGCACTTCATCCCTTGGAATATTCCAAGGTTCTAATACAGTTGGGATATGAGCCAATATCAGCAGTACCAGGACGATCGGTATTGGGAAAACCAATAATGATACTGCCCAATATATTCCAATATG cTGGTCATATCCGAAAAATTGATGGATTCTATGGTTGTTATCGAGGTTTGGCCCCAAAATTAGTGGGTTCCATTTTTAGCATGGTGTTTAGTGAAAAAGTAGCAGACCGTTTGGGTCTGAAAGCTATTGAGGAGGACAAAGACGATAAACCCTTAAGTGATGAAGAATT gtattttcaatttaaacataatttaaaaCGGGATGTTGTTCTTAGTGTATCTGGGATTATAGTTTCACATCCTTTCCATGTTATCTCGGTGCGAATGATGGCCCAATTCATTGGTCGTGAATCCTTATACAAATCGATATTGGGATCAATAGCTGAAATTTATAGACATGAAGGAATTTCAGGATTCTTTTCAGGTCTTataccaaaaatattgtgtgATGTCGCTTGCCTGGTATTGACCAGCTCCACAGTGTTTTTGCTAAGCAAATATGTGATCAAAGATAAATTGGGTCGCATGTACACTGCCGGTTTTACACAG TTTGCTTTTTCAAGTGTTCTGTATCCTTTAAATGTGGTCTCCACATGTATGACGGTATCGGGATCCCGATTAATGGCTGGCCAACCTCCCATAATGCCTCAATACAATGGATGGACAGATTGTTTCAATGATTTACAAGCCCGCAATGAGCTCAAGAGAGGAAACTCATTGTTTTGGAG